CTGATGCAggcaaaaaaaaagcatttttgcATGTATTGCAACAcatttcaaagtaaaatagCTCGCCATCTGGAACGAGTACACGCTAATGAGTTAGaagtgcaaaaatttaaaaatttaccaaaAGGTACTACAGagcgaagaaaaattatagaaacacTCCGAAGACGtggagatttttatttcaacgtaGATAATGCACGTAATGATGGTGAACTTCTTGTAGAAAGGCGTtctaaaaaagtatttcataAGTTACCTTCTGATTATACTGCATGTCCAAAATGCaaagcatttatattaaaatctacaAGCAGAcatcattttcaaaaatgtattggtcgtaaaaataaagacaCCAGAGCGATATCAATTTTAGGAAGAACAGTAATAGGTCGAATACATCCTGAAGCGAATAAAGTTTTAAGACTACGTGTTTTTCCCATTTTAAAAGAAGATGATATAGTGCGACTTATACGTTATgatgaattaataattgcttttGGAAATCaacaatgtgaaaaatataaggcATCAGAACATCATGATAACATGATAAGACAAAAAATGAGGAGACTCGGCCGCTTTCtacaaatgttgaaaaataaatattcagacATTACAGATTTTGCTTCTATTTATTATCCACGATATAGTAGTGCCTGCATTGAAGCAATTAATAGATTGGCAGGTTTATCTTTATgtggaaaattttacaagacTCCATCATTAGCATCATCACTTGGAGGTTTGATAAAGGaacttggaaaaattttaattaatcgttttattagaaaagaagagtatgataaaaaattgcttgcTGAAGATTTCTTAAAAGTATTTTCTGAAGATTTTGCAACATATATTACTAAAACGATATCTGAAACAatgaatcaaaataaaagacataAAAAGATTGTTTTGCCTTCTAAAtcagatattattaaactacatggctttttgcaagaaaaacgtcgaacagcttataattttttgaaagaagagTTTTCTTATGAAGCATGGCTTACACTTACAAAAGTGACGCTAACATCGGTACAAGTATTCAATCGTCGAAGAGCTGGAGAGATACAAAGAACACTCATTGAAGATTACAAGTCTTATCAaggaattaattatcaaacaaATGAAATGTATGAAACACTTTCGACACGTGCTAAAGAGATTGCTAAAAGATATGTACGTTTTACATTAAGAGGTAAACTTGGACGAACAGTACCAGTTCTATTAACAGGAGAATTAAGAGATTGTATTGacatgatattaaaatataggaAAGCTGCAAAAGTTTCAGTAAATAATCCCTATTTATTTGGTCTGCCttctattgtaaaaaataagtatagaTATCTCTCGGCATGTGATTTGTTGCGACAATACGCAGTAGAGTGCGGCGCTGAAAATCCTGAGACATTACGTGCAACTGAGTTACGAAAACATATAGCAgcaatatgtattaattataatttatcggaGAATGAAATTTCATCACTCGCGAACTTCATGGATCATGCTGATAAAATACACTTGGTTCATTATAGACAACCTGtcatagaaaaagaaattttagaaatatctcAATATTTAGAAGCGGCACAAGGAATTGATCAAGATGATAATTCAGATGATAATTCAGATGATACAGATTCCAGATGTTCGGAGTTtgctgtaaataatattgGTGTTATCAATGATGATGAAAATGTACTTCAAACATTAAAGCAAACTCAAAATAACGAAGCTACTAATAAAGTTACATTGAATCAAATAACTCAcgatttgcaagaaaatacaTTAAGAGGTTTGTGTTTCttacatttacaaattaatttacacattataaatacaaaaattaatttatacattataaatataaattaaagttataatataaatataaattaaataatacttttatcagtaaattatttaacatctttttaaaataattttattttattcaacaaatGTGTGTTATTCTTGTACGTGacattttgtttgtttttattatgaacATTCAATGCatagtgataaaaatttaaagttagaatcaaaaaattatttttttaattatatattaattttaaataaaaattaaaagtaaaatgtaaagaaatatttgttcgTAACTATTCCtctcttaaatatatattaaatatataaatatattttaatcttattttttaagagagagagagagagagagagagagagagagagttttgCAATTATACACTATACTTATTATAGATTCAACTGGATTGAGTACTTCAAATGAGATTAGCTATTCCGATAATAATATGGAAAATGAacaaaatgaacaaaatataagtaaaaaaatttataaaaaaaaacgaaaaatgcataaaaaagaaaaaaattcaaacagcACAAAGAAAAggtagatataaattttttaagtaattataaaatatgtatatttactcgtgtaaataaaataaaaaatacttatatgtattatacattatatgtattacaatcatagaatcttttattaaattataaaattttttaattatataattattttatattatatagatatacgAAAAGTGCGCTGGAATTTCTTATTCGGAATATTTCAGAAACTAAGTATTTccgaaaagaatattttatacaaaaattgtaggattaaaaaaatctatttactaatcttattagtttaaatagaatcccccattttttattgcatattgttacagtttatttaaaaagttttccaaaagactataataaataagtttctTTCCGtcgaatatttttcgaattatgAGACTTGGAATTTAGTGATAGAGTGAGAAAGATCCTTTTAAATCTTATAATGTTTGTACGGAACATTTCTTTTGGAAATGCTtagttttctaaatattaaaaagggggagggagggggggttCCAGCACgtttcatacatttatttcatactTGATATTTATGTGcctgatattttatataaaatcacacatacacacacgcacacatgcGTGCGCGCGGGCTCACACAAATACATAATAAGcaataatttcgaaattttattaaaatattgtatagtataataagaaaaaatataataaaaaaattaattgttttaaaagatagtatacaaattaaacaaaatttacaaagcaacttctttatatgtttttattttatatatatatatatatatatatatatatatatatatatatatatctaaaatattatggcaataaaatatcataatatgaGTGTGATTGTTAACATCTCTAACACATCTTGTTAACATGtgcttatatatatcttatgtAAATCATATAAACATCTTGCTTATATATCTTAtgtaaatcatataaattattaaaaaattatataaatgtttaaaaaaattttttttaatatttctagtGATCGTTACTAATCGTACACGATGGACCAGTGATGAAAAACAAGTTGTTCTTGATGCTTTTggacattatttaaaaaagaacgaCACAAAATTACCTACATTTAAACAAATTGCTGATCTCATTAAAAAACATCCTCACATATTAAAAGAACGAAATGTGGCTACAATTAAAACATGGATACATAATCAAAAACGTAATTTGACAGTTAATaaagcataaatattttatatatataagatatatagatatttaattgcataatgcatatttaaatatattttatgtatgtatcttatgtatgtatattatggcaataaaatatatatatcgaaaGTAGATATAGTACTTattcagtattttttattagtttgtaataataaatcaataaccGAATCTTGCGCAAGTAGAGCGGATTAAATTGAATAGGGAAGGTCTTTActgttttacaattattataaattaattttaatgattaatttacgcgaatatataaataataagtgtGCCGCAAAAAAAGCTTATTGTTGTATGATAGTTAGAATACGAGAATTACACACAATTTGTAGTTCTTGGCATTTGTAAAGCGTTTTTTCAAATGCTTCGTCTTGTGTCTATTCATGTAATAACAGCTTATCTCTGCTTTCCATTATGCTTGCCGTTTGTGCTTATAttcacaattttgtaaatttctgattgttgtgaaaatattgtataaaacaGTAAAagacttttctattttatccACTCTATCTGTACACGAGAGAGTTGATTCcgattattattgaatatgtttatattaatttgtctcTCAAATTGATATTTCTTAGTTTTGTTTTTAGATACATGCatttaagaaaagtatatgcaATATcctttactataaatataaaactgtactatatatatgaaaatatagtacaatattaaaaataattataattattatgtttgaTGTAACATTTCGTGAGTGTTCCTcgtatgtttataataatataagttatatacttaatattattatatatatacagggtgtcccaaaaattttgacacagcgCTTGTATGCCGGTAGAGAAGAGTAAAATGAAtcgaaaagtcctctaccactttgcaattttcgcaagggttaatgagatattaattattaaaaatcgcCGAATAAGCGCATATCCGCTCAACCCACCACCGAATGCAAGCGCACGGCTAGATACGACCGTCCAGCGATCGCGGTCGCTAGGCGTGCGTAAAGTTGTTTATCACAGTAACTGCGCGCGAGCGGCGAGCGGCGCGCGAGCGGCGAGCGGCGCGCGAGCGGCGAGCGGTGAGTGGTGCACGAGCGGCGACTAGTTTTTCATTCCGAATAATTCTGCgtctttttatcgaaataaaattttataatacatgagaaaataataagaaatgtttGCTTATACGTGCTTACGTacacgtataaaaaataagcggTGTATGATGCAGGATCGCGCGCCGAAAAATAATGTCTCATTCTTTCTAAACTAAATTCTTCGTTGTcgttattaaatcttttcaatttttacaaatcgattatttgtaacaagtatattatatttagctcaataatagtaatttacttgattttaaatttattttatttgaattgagaactagaaatataagaatgtactctaataagtaaatatgcaatatatctTACTCTCATCTTATACTCATCAGAGCAAAATAACGTCTTTCAAGATGAACTGTTGCTTTTCTATTTCATGAGTTGAACTTGAAGTCTCTTATAGTGTGTCATGTgattttaattacagatttttattaGGATAAGTTAAGTctctttttctatataattttcatgtaCTACTTTGgcaaatgataatttatgaaaatagcaTTAACAATCCATGTTCAGctaataaaacagaaaagcAACAGTTGATCTGTATTGATAGGCTTTTATTTTGATGACTGTAAAATAAGAGTAAGATAAGATAATTGCACACTTATTTATTAGACTATCGCTTCAACGttctaaatgcaaaaattgtaatatttccaTAACTTTGTCTTCCCCATAACTGCAGTGAAGtgcaattacatttttatttgttagaagcaaacgtttatttattttaattaaaggttTTCAATCTATGAtacgtatatttaatatgGGGATAGTATGCATGCATATAAGCAAGTGTGCGGTGTGCTGACTGATGCTATAAGTGATTTATTGTAGTGCTtgttatgaattttattgcacttcATTGCAGTTATGGGGAAGACAAAGTTAtggaaatattacaatttttgcatttagaGCGTTGAAGTGATAGTCTAATAAATAAGTATGCAATTATCTtatcttacttttattttacagtcATCAAAATAAAGTGACGCCTGTCAATACAGATCAACTGTTgcttttctgttttattagCTGAACACGGATTGTTAATGTgccattttcataaattatcatttgcCAAAGTAGtacatgaaaattatatagaaaaaaagacttaacttattctaataaaaatctgtaattaatATCACATAACACATTATAAGACTTCATGTTCAActcatgaaataaaaaagcaacAGTTCATCTTGAAAGACGTTACTTTGCTCTGATGAGTATAAGATGAGAGTAagatatattgcatatttacttattagagtacattcttatatttctagttctcaattcaaataaaataaatttaaaatcaaataaattactattattaagctaaatataatatatttgttacaaataattgatttgtaaaaattgaaaagatttaataacgACAACGAAGAGTTTAGTTTAAAAAGGATGAGAGACATTATTTTTCGGCGTGCGATCCTGCATCATACatcgcttattttttatacgtctACGTAAGCACGTATAAGCaaacatttcttattattttcttgtgtattataaaattttatttcgataaaaagacGCAAGGTTATTCAGAATTATTCAGAATGAAGAACTAGCCGTCGCTCGTGCACCGCTCACCGCTCGCTGCTCGCGCGCAGTCACTGCAATAAACAACTTTACGCACGCCTAGCGACCACGATCGCTGGGCGGTCGTATCTCGCCGTGCGCTTGCATTCGGCAGTGGGTTGAGCGGATACGCGCTAATTCGgcgatttttaataattaattaattctcatAATTAGTTAATTCTCATTAACccttgcgaaaattgcaaagtggtagaggacttttcgaTTCATTTTACACTTCTCTACCGGCATACAACTGTTGTGTCAAAAgttttgggacaccctgtattatattattatatatttatcactttctctcaaatttttaatttttatttgaaatatttttaatttttatttgaaatatatatatttaaaaaaagtatatgcAACATCTTTCActataaatgtgaaaaaatataattcaatataaaaaataattattttgtttgaagaaaagagagaaaagatacaataaatattactttccgAAATAAGAAAgcgtattttttgtttatatcataatagtatatttaaaataatttatatttgattaatgttttcaaatataattctttaaatttctgttatggcagttaaatatttttatttaaatatttatgaaaaaatttttgcataaataattataaataaatacatacctataattatatgtatatacatatgtgtgtataGAAAATGTTTATTCACTCTCCCTCTTTAATATAGACATACTAacacaacttttttttaatataaactctTTATTTGTATAGGAAAAATAATTCGATAAAGTGGTCGACAGACTGGTCAATAAGACTTTTTTTGCCTTTAGTTGTATTAAATCATTTCTGGTAGACTTTTTAGTGCTAATTTGACTgagatttgtttaaaaatttgacgtGATATGCCATTTTCATGGTCAAATTCATAATCAGAGCTAAAACATTTACCAGAAATGATTTATAGAATGTCAAGGCAAATTTCGTGTcgattacaattaaaagaataacttcttcatgtttaaaaaaaaacttaaaacttataattaagtaatccacaatatttacatataatgtaCAAAGTGTGTCAAGATTCATGGAATAAACTTTAGGAAGTGTAAATTTTACCAAAAGAATTGATTTTGTTCTAAAAACGCGAGTAATTATTAAGtttaacttattattttaaatgttaacaaaaatgttgacaaaaatatatcaatgtgtttttgcttaaaaaaaaggtttaacaattgaaaatgtatttttgtataaaaagaaaaatttgacaagtaaaaattgacatttgatagtgtaaaaattgttaagaGGATGCTAGAGCCATCTCTTTTatcgattctttttttaaacatgatATCTTTTGATcatgtaaattgaaaaatctttgtctgtaattaaaatatatatcctaATAGAATGCGGATCATTcgatttgaaaggatttttcatgtagctaaaaacaaaaattttacaaaaaatagataGTGATACGTACTTTAATCACACAAAAGAATTTGCGATTCtataaaagcaattaaaaaaaccaTGC
The nucleotide sequence above comes from Linepithema humile isolate Giens D197 chromosome 4, Lhum_UNIL_v1.0, whole genome shotgun sequence. Encoded proteins:
- the LOC136999639 gene encoding uncharacterized protein, whose translation is MIRQKMRRLGRFLQMLKNKYSDITDFASIYYPRYSSACIEAINRLAGLSLCGKFYKTPSLASSLGGLIKELGKILINRFIRKEEYDKKLLAEDFLKVFSEDFATYITKTISETMNQNKRHKKIVLPSKSDIIKLHGFLQEKRRTAYNFLKEEFSYEAWLTLTKVTLTSVQVFNRRRAGEIQRTLIEDYKSYQGINYQTNEMYETLSTRAKEIAKRYVRFTLRGKLGRTVPVLLTGELRDCIDMILKYRKAAKVSVNNPYLFGLPSIVKNKYRYLSACDLLRQYAVECGAENPETLRATELRKHIAAICINYNLSENEISSLANFMDHADKIHLVHYRQPVIEKEILEISQYLEAAQGIDQDDNSDDNSDDTDSRCSEFAVNNIGVINDDENVLQTLKQTQNNEATNKVTLNQITHDLQENTLRGLCFLHLQINLHIINTKINLYIININ